GGGGAGATACCGTTTGCATGAGTATTCATGACGTAAGACTTTTAaatgaaactatatttttatccGTTAGATTGTATAGCATTAACAATCTCAACCGTAtgatcttatttttattttactataaaaaaaGTTGATGTCATCGGATACAGAATGTGagtttgctattatatatagataattaaattggtgcgaacttataaatcaattttattaatccaaacaattttttaaaaaaattgataggatatgtaattaattttaaatgatattaacatacatagtatatttttaatattaatgtctattaaatgatgttttctactcatatgttttatttatcatgtgtatctttagtagcaaaaattttaaattactgataagaaaattttcattgtgggattaataattttagtaatttataattttaaaaaatttatcaatgttagtttaaaatttttatcaaaacaaaattattcaaagtaaattttgaaattaaaatatttatttattcaatatagtttatagtttaatttagaatgatatatatacatatatattttaaatcttaatgattaattaaattagacttttatttatatgattttgtaatcatttgtattttgtcataacaaaaattctaaactatgaatcgcaaaatttgaatgtgagacttttaacagttttagtaatttatagtcgttttttaaaattcaaaatataacatatacagaaaaatctaaatttttataatatggttattgcgattttttttaaattattttaatagtttaaaattaaaaaaatttgatagaagatacattattttttatcagatctttattattcaaaatctttaattgtcatatatattttagccacattaggcaattccgtaatctttatttaaggaaataataaatgacattaataatgaatttatggttagtttaataaaaagcttataatataattagatggaccaacatatttctctaataattctaagaatcatcctagtgatgacacgtgactacaaaaagaagttgtaatgtttcacagaTAATATATTGGGGGTTTATTAGTAACACACAAAATGGTATTTTCTTTATTACCTTACAAGCTACTAAATTAtctattatgattaaaatatatattgcatttaatgattttcaataataaaaatttggtaACAGTCTATATATCCTTCATCATTTTGTTTAAATCAATCTTTCATCAACTCTCAGATTAAATGCTGACAATGATAAGAATCAAGGAGATGAAACACTAACTTAATGTATATTGCTTActgatcttcttctcttttgttaGGGTCAATGAACCGGATATGATTGAGAAAATTGCAAATGATGTTTCAGACAAACTAAATGCTACACCATCTAACGATTTTGATGGCATGGTGGAACTTGAAGCTCATTTGGAAAAATTGAAGTCTTTGTTGCATTTGGAAAAAGATGGAGCTATGATAGTTGGAATCTCTGGTCCTGCTGGAATTGGTAAAACTACCATTGTGAGGGCTTTATACAACCAACTCTCTAGCAATTTTCCGCTTAGATATTTTATGGAAAATGTGAGGGGGATTTATAGGAGAATTGATTGTGATCTACATGGTCTAAAACTGCATTTACAAGAACAGCTTCTTTCCAAGATTTTGAACCAAGATGGAATGAAGATTTTTCACTCAGATGTGGTATACGAAAGGTTACAAAACCAAAAGGTTCTTATCATTCTTGATGATGTGGATCATCTAGAGCAGTTAGATACTTTGGCTAGAGATGTATCTTGGTTTGGTCATGGTAGTGGGATTATTGTGACTACGGAAGATCAAGAGATCTTGAGGCAGCATGGTATCAAAAGTACATACCATGTGAATCTTCCATCTAATGAAGAAGCGCTTGGCATCTTTTCCAGGTATGTTTTCAGAAAAAGAACTCCAGCTAAtggtttcaaatatttttctgaaaggGTAGTCGAGTTATGTGGTAATCTTCCATTGGGTCTCCGTGTTGTGGGTTCATCTTTACGTGGGAAAAATGAGGATGAGTGGGATGTTGTAGTGCATAGGCTAGAAACAAGTCTTGCTCGAGATATCGAAAGAGTACTAAGAGTCGGCTATGATAGCTTACATGAGAATGATCAAATTTTATTTCTCTACATTGCAATCTTCTTCAACTACAAAGACACTGATCATGTGAAAACCATGCTTTCTAGCACTCATGTGGATGAAAGACATGGGTTAAAAACACTAGTCAATAAATCTCTCAAGGATATATCTTCCAAAGGTAAAGTATGCACAAGTTGCTACAACAAGTGGGTAGACAGGCGATACATAGACAAGAGCCTTGGAAACGTCAAATCTTAATCGATGCCCATTAGATTTGCGAGATCCTTGAATATGGAAAAgtaagtttcttttctttcttctttaaaaaaaaaaaaaaaaaaatttcttttctttactccctctgtttgttattttgacatttttccTTATTATACAAagagtgttattttaaaatgttgatGCAATTTATACATACTTTCAATTTAGTATTAATTACAAActacattaattttataaattatttcatttatctcatatattattagttaattaagtgtaatcaataaaaacataaatgcatttttttaaaatgacacgCTTTGAAACGGTAGGAGTATTATCTTTCATAAGCCTTATGACCTTATGTAGTTTTCTAACAATTATCAATTTATCATctgtttggaaatttttttaggGAACTAGAGCGGTGTCTGGAATATCATTTGATACATTTGAGACTGGCGAAGTCTTACCAAGCACCATGAATTTGGCATGATAAGTGCAAATGCTTTCAAAAGGATGCCGAATCTTCGATTCCTCAATGTACATAAAAGATGGCATGATAAAAACGATAGAGTATATACCTGAGGACATGGAATTTCCACCTCGTTTAAGGTTACTACATTGGGATGCATACCCAAGCAAGAGTCTTCCTCCTAAATTCTATCCAGAACATCTTGTGGAACTCAATATGCAAGAAAGCCAGCTGGAAAAGCTCTGGGAAGGAACTCCGGTTAGTTTCTATCTATTTACTTTGAGAATATTTGTACCAATACGTTTCTCAACTCAActgttatgtttttctttttctttttcgcATTCAGCGATTAacaaatctgaagaagatggagctGATGGAATCATGGCATTTGAAGGAACTCCCAGATCTTTCAAACGCTACAAAACTCGAGAGATTGGATCTGGCTTGGTGCCAGAGTTTGGTAGAGATTCCATTTTCTTTCTCGAATCTTCACAAACTAAAGGTGTTGGCCATGTTTGCTTGCTCTAAGCTGCAAGTCTTACCAAGCACCATGAATTTGGCATCTCTTAAAGTTGTCAACATGGCTGGATGCTCACGGCTGAGGAAGTTTCCAGATTTTTCCACAAACATCTCATCACTCAAACTATCAAACACCTTGGTTGAACAAGTGCCTGCATCGATTCAGCATTGGACTCGTCTTCGGTTTCTTGAGCTAAGCTACAATGGGAAGCTCAAGACCTTAAAGAATGTCCTCGAAGGCGTATCTCATCTAAACCTAAGCTACAGCGGGATCGAGAATGTTTCGGATTGCATCAAAGCGCTTCAGGGTCTTCAACATCTTAATCTTTCTGGCTGCAGAAAACTCGCGACGTTGCCTGAGTTCCCTCCTCAGCTTATGTTCCTATCTGCAAACGACTGTGAATCGCTGAAGAGTGTTTCTTGTCACTTTCACACTCCAAATGCACAGCTTAACTTCACCAACTGCTTCGAATTGAGTCAACAACAACAGCGAGCGATTATCCAACAATCGTTTCTAACGGAGCGGAAGTACCGTTTAGTAACCGATAACAGGATGATCATATTTAGTCTGAGAATGCCTAAGATCAAAGTCTTCTTGTGATCGTTTGTAAAACAAAGCtctaagtttttataaaataataatcaaagttgtgactctTACAAATCAAGAGTTCACTATTTATACTAATAAGAAAAAACCTAAGTTCTTAAGGATTAAGGATTAGGATCTAATCTTTTATCCTAAAGTCTTTAATCATTATCTTTCTAAATATTAAGAATACTAATGTTTATCTAGAACaagaataaaaaggaaacaataaaACCAAAGCCCAATAGAAATAGGATGCTACGCTGCATCATGTCCCTCCCCCTTTGAGAGATTCATCCACGAATCCGGACAGTAACGCATCACCTGGCTCAAATTTGAACAAACGTTCGACGTTAAAAACGTCAGCTGCATGTACATGAAGGGGCAACGCAAGACGATATGCGTTCGCAGTGATCTTCCCAAGAATCTCCAGTAGTCCCGTCTTCCTCGTCTTTAGCTTACCATAAGATCCTTCACATTCCTTGGCATGCACACTATTTCTTGTGAAGTTCGGAGCAATCCCAAGAGCGATTGGTTCCACTTGAACTGTAGGAGATTGAACATGAACCACTGTAACGTCCACTTGTTCACTACTAGCGGCGAGGATAACCACGACGAACTCAAGATTCATGAGAAGCACGATGTCAAACTCTCTTTTTAAAACTCTCAGGTGTAGTTTATGTAAGGATGAGACGGAAGGCAAAAGGTGAACGGTCGGATACACAGATCCTAAGGCCAAAGAATTCCACGATTGTCTCACCAAAGAAAACATTTTCCCTTCTTTAATCACAAAGAACATGCGACTACCACATTGATAGGCCACCCAAACGCTTTTCTTTTGTTGCATTAGCTGTAGTTCTCCATCGTTTATTGCAAATCCCCTGTGAAACACCTTGTCTGCAATGACTATGATCCAAAAATAACCCCTTGCTGACATGTATCTTTCAAAAGGACAACTGCAGTTTTTCTCACCTCGCAGGTCAAGATTTTCAGAAGAGACTTCAACCGAATGAATAAGATCCCATCCCTCGTAAAACGTGCACCTCGTTACGTCGTCCAAGAAAATTTTTCGATTGTTCTTGTTAGGTAATGGGCGATGTGTTGacttgaaaatatttaacccGACACCACAAATGAGCTTATGACCCACTGATCTTGTCATAGCCCACACAACCATAGAGAACTTCGTGCGAGATGACGGCAACACTGAAAATATTTGCTTGACTACGGGAAAGTATGTAGCAGCTTCACAAACACGTTGAAAGTCTGAGTTAGAATACTCCCACAAGTTTCTTGACTCACAAGAAAAGTCACCCCAAAAAATTAATGCCACGAAGATGCAACCTAAATCCGTACGTGGACTATGCACAACCTCAACTTTCCTCTTAGATACTCCCCACTGCAACTCAATTTGTAGCCACTGAGAAGGAAAGCCTACTAATGGTACAGTTACGTCCATGTGAGAAAGAGGCCACACAGCTGAAGACCGTAATATGTCGTAGATGGAGAGAACATTCAAGTGGATACACAGGGTCCATAATGGAGTTGAACGTTGCAACTCAAGAAACGCGACGGTCTTATACGCTCCAAACACCCAAACAAATTGAATCATATCAAATGCTTCTATTCGTCCATCTAAATTGTAATACcccatcttaaaaaaaaaaaaaaaaaaaacacctaaTTTTGGTTTTATGGAATTTCTCGGGGAAGCCGAAGGCTCGGGAAATTTTTATCCTCAAGGTTAAGATTAGACaggagtctattaaaaatatttagctcatcagaacgggagcggaaaaatattcgggatttaTCGcaggacgaaaattcaccagaagggccgaaatcgcgcaaatcgacagagaagctcgaggtggcttgatctaagggatcaggacgtggtgtcaaccatttaacctgctgagtgtcaacacaagaAGGAGTTGTAGATGTGCATGAAGCAGTTCCATG
This genomic stretch from Brassica napus cultivar Da-Ae chromosome C9, Da-Ae, whole genome shotgun sequence harbors:
- the LOC125575197 gene encoding disease resistance protein RML1A-like, producing MIEKIANDVSDKLNATPSNDFDGMVELEAHLEKLKSLLHLEKDGAMIVGISGPAGIGKTTIVRALYNQLSSNFPLRYFMENVRGIYRRIDCDLHGLKLHLQEQLLSKILNQDGMKIFHSDVVYERLQNQKVLIILDDVDHLEQLDTLARDVSWFGHGSGIIVTTEDQEILRQHGIKSTYHVNLPSNEEALGIFSRYVFRKRTPANGFKYFSERVVELCGNLPLGLRVVGSSLRGKNEDEWDVVVHRLETSLARDIERVLRVGYDSLHENDQILFLYIAIFFNYKDTDHVKTMLSSTHVDERHGLKTLVNKSLKDISSKGKVCTSCYNKWVDRRYIDKSLGNVKS
- the LOC106394315 gene encoding disease resistance protein RML1A-like, with the translated sequence MLSKGCRIFDSSMYIKDGMIKTIEYIPEDMEFPPRLRLLHWDAYPSKSLPPKFYPEHLVELNMQESQLEKLWEGTPRLTNLKKMELMESWHLKELPDLSNATKLERLDLAWCQSLVEIPFSFSNLHKLKVLAMFACSKLQVLPSTMNLASLKVVNMAGCSRLRKFPDFSTNISSLKLSNTLVEQVPASIQHWTRLRFLELSYNGKLKTLKNVLEGVSHLNLSYSGIENVSDCIKALQGLQHLNLSGCRKLATLPEFPPQLMFLSANDCESLKSVSCHFHTPNAQLNFTNCFELSQQQQRAIIQQSFLTERKYRLVTDNRMIIFSLRMPKIKVFL